The Aquitalea magnusonii region ACCGCGTATCACAACCGGGATGGCATGGCGGCGCTGCCCTTGTGGCTGGCTGCCCATTTGCCGGACTATCGTTTCCTGTTTCGTCTGCATGGCTGGTGTGGAACGGCTGCACTGATTTACGGCATTCCCATCGAGCGAGAGTCATTATCACGCGCTTGAGATAGGGTGCTGTTTTCCTGAAATATATTTAATGATTGTGGCCTGAAATATGGGAAGAGAACTGATTTTTGATTTGGGCATGCACGATGGCAGTGATACTGATTACTACCTGAAAAAGGGCTATCAGGTGGTGGCCATTGATGCAAATCCTGCATTATGCCAGCAGGCACAGCAACGATTTACTTCCTATCTGCAGCAGGGGCGACTCACCATCCTGAATCTGGCGGTATCGGATATTCCGGGAAAACAGAAATTCTATATTCCTCAGCATCACGAAAATCTCGCCAGCTTGTATCTGGAGTGGGCGCAGCGTGAAACGACGGATATCCAGCAAGTCGAGGTGGATTCCATCACGCTGCCGGCTTTGTTCGCCCGCTTCGGCGTGCCGTTTTATCTGAAAATAGATATCGAAGGGGCCGACTATCAGGCACTGAAGCAATTGCAGCAACAGCCGGTGCTGCCACGTTACATCAGTGTGGAAGATTGTCGTTTTGGATTCGATTATCTCGCCATCCTGCATCAGCTGGGTTATTCCGCATTCAAACTGCAAGATCAATCCATCATTCCGCAATTGCAAGATAGTGAGCTGGGCATGTGTTTCTCCCCCGGTTGCTCTGGCCCGTTAGGCGAGGAAACGACGGGGGAGTGGTTGAGTTATCAGCAAATGCTGGAGAAATATTCAAGCGAGGTGCGTAAACCAGATGGCAGCCGAATTGCCAGTCGTGATCGCTGGTTCGATTTGCACGCAAGGCATGACTAAGACGCTGATGATGGTCGACCGCGCTGGCGCTAAGGCCTATGGTATCGTACAGCACATTCTGCACACATCTGTGGCAGCTCATCATGATTCATGGGAAGGTGAATGGGGATGGCAGGCATGAAGACTCTGTTCTTGTTGGTAGAAAATAAAGCGCAATGGCGGCAGTTTGATGAGGTCATGGCCTTGCAGCATTTTGATGACATTGCACCGGTCTTTATTGTCCATCAGGAACTAGAGCAAGACATTGCACAATCCACTGTGCCATTCCCTATCCGTTTTGTTCCCTTCAATAACGGCCTGCCCATGCTGGCCGGGGCAGACCTGGATGTAGCCGGAGAATGGTTGGGCTTTGCCTCACCGGGCAGCTATTTGCTGCAACAGCCTTGGCAGGAAGGCCCCGATGCCGACTGGGTGGTGACTGACTGGTGGGCTTCCCTGCAAGACAAGCTGCCCTTCCGCCACGAACGCAGCATGCAGGAGGCGCAGGACTACCGCCTGCATGTGTTGCAGGATCTGAGCGCCTGGCAGCAACTGCTGCAACGTAGTCACGATCCTGCCTGGCTGCTGCTGGATCAGCCGATAAGCTGGTTGCGCAAGGAATGGCTGCTGCAAGATGCCGCTCCGGAGGCTTGCATGGTGCCGTGCGAGTGGCTGCAGCACAGGCTGCTGAGCGATCTGCAGCAAGGCAAGGCGGTGCGCCTGCAGGTGCTGCCGCTTGCCGCAGCGCTATTGCCGGTACTGAACAGCCTGCCCGAGCAGACGCAGGTGCAAGCTTCGCAACGTGAAATGGTGGGCTGGCTGCTGCTGTTGCTGGGGCAGAATCCGGGTCAGCCAGCCATGCGCCAGACCGTACTGTCCCTGTTACAGCAGCATCGCCCCTGGCTGTTGACGCCACGGGCATCCCAAGATTCCGCCTATGCGGTGCTGGCCGAGGTATTCCGCGAGAATTGTCCCGATGCACCGCAGTTGGCGCATGTGCTGCAACAGGGCCGTGACTGGGTGCTGGTGGCCGAAGAGCAGTTCGATGCCATCCAGGTGGTGAGCCGGCAGCAGGCCCAGGTATGGGCACAGCGCGCTGACAGTCTGCGTCCTGGGGCAATCCGCAGCGAGGTGGTGCGTATCGACCGCGTGGTCATCATGGAGGCGTTTGATGCCACCTGGCTGGATGCGTCGGGCTGCATTTTCCAGCTGATGGCCCTGTATCGCCAGCAAGATGGCCGCTGGGTGCTGCCGGCGCTGTTGCAAACTTGGCCGGCGGCCTTGCTTGATACGCTGGCCGCCATGCTCAGCACCATGGCTGTGCAGTCGCGCCGCAACGAAGTGGTGGTGCTGGACGGCAGCTTTGCCCGCGAGCTGGGCGATATCGGCAATGGCCGCTTCCTGCCCGGCATGGAGGGCTATGCCACCCTGGTGCAACATACTGCGCGTTATCGTTTTGCCGCCGCCCAGCCCAGCCTGGGCCGTGTGCTGGATTGCGCCTCGGGTGCTGGCTATGGCTGGCAAGTGCTCAATGATGGCGGCAGCATGCAAAGCTATACCGGCATCGATCTGAACCCGGACGCCATTGCCTTTTCGCGCCGTTTCATCCCGCAGGCACCGGCCAGTTGCCAGTTTGAAGCGCGTCTGCTGAATACCTTGCCCGCGGCGGCTTTTGATACGGTGATTTCCTTCGAAACCATCGAACACACCGACGACCCGGAAATCTTCCTGTGGGAGCTGTCTGAGCGGCTGGCTCCTGGTGGCCGCCTGTTGCTCAGCCTGCCGACCGAGCGTTGGGCCGGCACGCATCTTAACCCCACACACTGGACCAACTGGAATGAGCAGCGGGTACGCCGCCTGTGCGAACGGGTATTCGCACAGGTCCGCATCATCCGGCTGCGTCTGTCGCT contains the following coding sequences:
- a CDS encoding FkbM family methyltransferase → MGRELIFDLGMHDGSDTDYYLKKGYQVVAIDANPALCQQAQQRFTSYLQQGRLTILNLAVSDIPGKQKFYIPQHHENLASLYLEWAQRETTDIQQVEVDSITLPALFARFGVPFYLKIDIEGADYQALKQLQQQPVLPRYISVEDCRFGFDYLAILHQLGYSAFKLQDQSIIPQLQDSELGMCFSPGCSGPLGEETTGEWLSYQQMLEKYSSEVRKPDGSRIASRDRWFDLHARHD